From one Melioribacteraceae bacterium genomic stretch:
- a CDS encoding T9SS type A sorting domain-containing protein translates to MKQFNLLLLPLVLICSTMFSQESITSVCKVKPGNAFTSVEAPSVYLSRNILAKSPSSNFDITFEGSWSLEQQEAFQKAIDIWSYLIVAANDIKVKVEWDVLDATINAQAETFYYNNFPDAPSNNYQYPTALAKQKGVLTNPPEFDFILTFNASQDWSFSVHGIPYEGKSDFVTIAMHEIAHGLGVTHSIYYSEGDAWMGLDSIDNDKSGIYPTIFDKHEKSGSNLLTNITNPQTLGSAVTSGNVKFNGPKAMKSNNNTEPKLYSPSTWSGGSSIAHLDENTYLEGTINSLITPQTAHAEAVHTPGPILLGILEDLGWETNRFIYTLKPLGGEKLMKGGTTTINWFDYHGTSLGQNINIVLKRYEGEVLIPLDPPILSNYTSASGGANSFQWTISDQLIEGQYILQYEGYTLPIGWGTSQTFTISSQPAEPYFDPPPSHYTGEQNIRIFTFTEGATIKYSLDESEPTIDYTDGQSITINKTTIIKAKSIFTLPNGTVTESETVTGKYYINENIQSITIVGNAKTLKKAGTLVTELNNEDIHLGYLGLMNSYVPIIGRAYIWFSGIGNNIPENSVIESVELQIDFQSGIDNFYKLYNYTAPQPGSLPSVYWGATAIGGVIETIPAQFEKYNITNSGFISKFQDIVDRQSSEKIYFSLINKHEASGTSGQRLYSKYSPKIKIYYKGNVEVNQLASDLTPFGDVKIWENNSWQTESVPFYRSKNQGSQVILKASQEINPNANELMHRWEDATNALLSLINFNTFGINSTENVFEAKFSPIANDLTIKNSIEGYENVNDPNNKLYFKDPWLLDRVSSNHADAKYNSGVDAEFKELGSPFLLHENTNYKGVFKNQLVPDGYYYSIKFADVLSITLNGLNTTVKYLDVSSTGTQGLAPQLDNGFHKSPVVFTSDDPVVTANYKGSLLSNTTSALRGASQRKIARTPNGHLHLVYESMDHVWYERSTDGGSSWELMNNAQPLDNYRGKLPSIDVSGEGVSIVFQQDDNWDWHSIVYKFFLYGSLELTYQVTQDFGDYNSHDANPVLATGSDGRVFIVWERMGSIAYGQEDNLCYRFGVMNLTDQQINWKTVVINIPNSTSLSTTPSLVSDKIAGYSNYYLVWAESNNSIKYIKASSPNDIPQFSNVTTISNQSGYENHWNPEVVISGSTVYVGWVGQRYEAGEEEPGPIQWKTNAFGGGGCSFGEWKERGLLRSFNGSSWSGIIKALGSDVDDVALNTAGSSVVFAYYTETSLETYYTRGVQSGDGFNTIFNISDGGKSFMLSNGSSLNNMKWFDVDYPSEHLQPLGPPYSLKNGNIATQYKQGSTENYALIGREGVTTRDSVQFYFTFGEIIVDGVQVNFVELPDTMKEIKNSNQLNKFLVSEPFTLDDNSQFTYGVMCGVADSADVEVALEKNKYINFKVELIEDKSQKVLGVYDNVTFTSDSINYYSNKNYQVDTKGIGNKTVRLRLQVKDNFKQNYSIGNLLVEDSLMYKKGYHELNYKGELLVKDYDLVQNYPNPFNPTTTIKYQIPKSGHVKLRVYDILGREVTTLVNEYLVDGRYEAVFNANELSSGVYIYRLEVNDFVTSKKMMLVK, encoded by the coding sequence ATGAAGCAATTCAATTTACTTCTACTTCCATTAGTATTAATATGTTCAACAATGTTTTCACAGGAAAGTATTACTTCAGTCTGTAAAGTTAAACCAGGTAATGCTTTTACATCTGTTGAAGCACCATCTGTATATTTATCAAGAAATATATTGGCAAAATCCCCATCTTCGAATTTTGATATTACCTTCGAAGGCTCATGGTCTTTAGAACAACAGGAAGCATTCCAAAAAGCTATAGACATTTGGTCATACCTAATAGTAGCAGCGAATGATATAAAAGTAAAAGTGGAATGGGATGTTCTTGATGCGACAATTAATGCACAAGCTGAAACTTTTTATTACAATAATTTTCCTGATGCGCCCTCTAACAATTATCAATACCCGACAGCATTGGCAAAACAAAAAGGGGTGTTGACCAATCCTCCAGAGTTTGACTTTATTCTTACATTTAATGCTAGTCAAGATTGGTCGTTTTCAGTTCATGGTATACCATACGAAGGCAAGTCAGATTTTGTTACTATAGCTATGCATGAAATCGCTCATGGTCTAGGGGTCACTCATTCGATTTATTATTCAGAAGGCGATGCATGGATGGGATTGGATAGCATTGATAATGATAAAAGTGGAATATATCCAACAATTTTTGACAAGCATGAAAAGTCTGGAAGTAATCTTCTTACAAACATCACTAACCCACAAACATTGGGATCAGCAGTAACCTCAGGAAATGTTAAATTCAATGGGCCTAAAGCAATGAAAAGTAATAACAATACTGAACCCAAACTATATTCTCCTTCAACCTGGAGCGGAGGATCGAGCATTGCTCATCTTGATGAGAACACATATCTTGAAGGGACCATAAATTCCCTTATAACTCCTCAAACTGCACATGCTGAAGCTGTGCATACCCCGGGACCAATATTATTAGGAATTTTAGAAGATCTTGGTTGGGAAACAAATAGATTTATTTATACCCTTAAACCTTTAGGTGGTGAGAAACTAATGAAGGGAGGCACAACAACTATAAACTGGTTCGATTATCACGGAACTTCATTGGGACAAAATATTAATATTGTTCTAAAAAGATATGAGGGTGAAGTATTAATTCCTCTGGATCCGCCTATACTTAGCAATTATACCTCCGCATCAGGTGGTGCAAATTCATTTCAATGGACTATAAGCGATCAACTTATCGAAGGTCAATATATTTTGCAATACGAGGGATATACTTTGCCAATTGGCTGGGGAACAAGTCAAACATTTACAATATCATCTCAACCGGCAGAGCCATACTTTGATCCGCCACCAAGTCATTATACCGGTGAACAAAATATTCGAATTTTTACATTTACTGAGGGGGCTACAATAAAGTATTCTCTTGATGAAAGTGAACCAACTATTGATTATACAGATGGTCAATCTATTACAATTAATAAGACAACGATTATAAAGGCAAAATCGATTTTTACATTACCAAATGGAACTGTTACAGAGAGTGAAACAGTTACGGGGAAATATTATATTAATGAAAATATTCAATCGATTACAATTGTAGGGAATGCAAAAACACTAAAAAAAGCAGGCACTCTTGTCACAGAACTAAATAATGAAGATATACATCTTGGGTATTTGGGTCTCATGAATTCTTATGTACCAATAATAGGCAGGGCTTACATTTGGTTTAGCGGAATTGGAAATAATATTCCAGAAAATTCAGTAATTGAAAGTGTTGAGCTACAAATTGATTTTCAATCAGGTATTGATAACTTTTATAAGTTATACAATTATACCGCTCCTCAACCAGGAAGTTTACCAAGTGTGTATTGGGGTGCCACTGCTATAGGTGGAGTGATAGAAACCATCCCAGCACAATTTGAAAAATATAATATAACCAATAGTGGCTTTATCAGTAAATTTCAAGATATTGTTGATAGGCAATCCAGTGAAAAAATATATTTTTCTCTCATAAATAAACATGAGGCCTCAGGTACGAGTGGTCAAAGACTTTATAGTAAATATTCACCTAAAATTAAAATTTACTACAAAGGTAATGTTGAGGTTAATCAATTAGCATCCGATCTCACTCCATTTGGTGATGTTAAGATTTGGGAAAATAATAGTTGGCAGACAGAGAGTGTTCCTTTTTATCGAAGCAAAAATCAGGGCTCACAAGTAATATTGAAAGCCTCGCAAGAAATTAACCCGAATGCAAATGAACTTATGCATAGATGGGAAGATGCAACTAATGCATTACTTTCATTAATCAATTTTAATACTTTTGGAATCAATTCAACAGAAAATGTGTTTGAAGCAAAATTCTCTCCTATTGCCAACGATTTGACTATTAAAAATAGTATTGAAGGTTACGAAAACGTTAATGACCCCAATAACAAGTTATATTTTAAAGACCCTTGGTTGTTAGATAGGGTTAGTAGTAATCATGCTGACGCAAAATACAATAGCGGAGTGGATGCCGAATTTAAAGAATTAGGTTCACCATTTCTATTACACGAGAATACTAATTATAAAGGAGTTTTTAAAAATCAACTCGTACCTGATGGATATTATTACTCAATTAAATTTGCAGATGTTTTATCAATTACATTAAATGGGTTGAATACAACAGTAAAATACCTTGACGTAAGTTCAACAGGCACTCAAGGACTAGCTCCACAACTCGATAATGGATTTCATAAGAGTCCTGTAGTCTTTACAAGTGATGACCCTGTTGTAACTGCAAACTACAAAGGCTCATTATTAAGCAATACAACTAGTGCATTGCGGGGTGCAAGTCAGCGCAAAATAGCAAGAACGCCCAATGGTCACCTCCATCTTGTTTACGAGAGCATGGACCATGTTTGGTATGAGAGAAGTACAGACGGAGGAAGTTCTTGGGAATTAATGAACAATGCTCAACCTCTTGACAATTATAGAGGGAAACTACCCTCCATTGATGTATCTGGTGAAGGTGTAAGCATAGTTTTTCAGCAAGACGATAATTGGGACTGGCATTCTATTGTTTACAAATTTTTCCTTTATGGGTCGTTGGAGTTGACATATCAGGTTACACAAGACTTCGGAGATTATAATAGCCACGATGCCAATCCGGTATTAGCAACCGGTTCAGACGGAAGAGTTTTTATAGTTTGGGAAAGAATGGGCTCAATAGCTTATGGACAAGAAGACAATCTGTGTTATCGATTCGGAGTTATGAATTTAACGGATCAACAAATTAATTGGAAGACTGTGGTAATAAATATCCCGAACTCAACATCTTTATCAACAACACCAAGTCTTGTTTCAGATAAAATAGCAGGCTACTCGAACTATTATTTGGTTTGGGCGGAGAGCAATAATAGCATAAAATATATTAAAGCTTCATCACCAAATGATATTCCGCAGTTTAGCAACGTTACTACTATCTCAAACCAAAGTGGATACGAAAACCACTGGAACCCCGAAGTAGTTATTTCCGGATCAACTGTTTATGTTGGATGGGTTGGGCAAAGATATGAAGCCGGTGAGGAAGAACCGGGACCAATCCAATGGAAAACAAATGCATTTGGCGGAGGCGGATGTTCTTTTGGTGAATGGAAGGAAAGAGGACTTCTAAGATCATTTAACGGATCAAGCTGGAGCGGTATTATAAAAGCTCTCGGAAGTGATGTTGATGACGTTGCTCTTAATACTGCGGGGAGTTCGGTTGTATTTGCTTATTATACAGAAACTAGTTTGGAAACTTACTATACCCGTGGAGTTCAAAGTGGAGACGGGTTTAATACAATATTTAATATCTCCGACGGCGGGAAATCTTTTATGCTCTCCAACGGCTCTTCGCTAAATAATATGAAATGGTTTGATGTTGACTATCCAAGTGAACATCTTCAACCTTTAGGACCGCCTTATTCATTGAAGAATGGCAATATAGCTACGCAATATAAACAAGGGTCTACTGAAAATTATGCATTAATCGGCAGAGAAGGTGTAACAACAAGAGACAGCGTGCAATTCTACTTTACTTTTGGAGAAATTATTGTTGATGGTGTACAGGTAAATTTCGTTGAACTTCCGGACACGATGAAGGAAATAAAAAATTCCAATCAATTAAATAAGTTTTTAGTTAGTGAACCTTTTACTCTAGATGATAACTCACAATTTACATATGGCGTGATGTGTGGAGTAGCTGACTCGGCAGATGTTGAGGTTGCGCTGGAGAAAAATAAATACATTAATTTCAAAGTTGAGTTGATAGAAGATAAAAGTCAAAAAGTACTCGGTGTTTATGATAATGTAACCTTTACTTCCGACAGTATTAATTATTATTCCAATAAAAACTATCAAGTAGATACAAAAGGTATCGGGAATAAAACTGTTAGACTTCGCTTACAGGTCAAGGATAACTTTAAGCAGAATTACAGCATCGGTAATTTGTTGGTGGAGGATTCATTAATGTATAAGAAGGGCTACCATGAATTAAATTATAAAGGTGAACTGCTTGTAAAAGATTATGACTTAGTTCAAAACTATCCTAATCCATTTAATCCTACAACAACAATAAAATACCAAATACCGAAATCCGGTCATGTGAAGTTAAGAGTGTACGATATACTCGGCAGAGAAGTTACGACACTAGTAAATGAATACTTGGTAGACGGTAGATATGAAGCTGTATTCAATGCAAATGAACTATCAAGCGGTGTATATATTTATCGTCTGGAAGTAAATGATTTTGTTACTTCTAAAAAGATGATGCTGGTGAAATAA
- a CDS encoding nucleotidyltransferase domain-containing protein — translation MKIYNVLNSIFSAPSAVSLLRELSIRNTGLTGRELARITNLTPQSAHNTLANLEALKIVNRITAGRSHYFTLNRNHYLNKQIIENLYSYEREYINAIFESIKKSLGKWSISLIIFGSVARRDETVESDLDLCIVYKGKKALVEEKISSLRDKLFNEFGVNLAPFYITEREFKSRAKNIKPPIDNIIKEGNVISGKSINRIIHG, via the coding sequence ATGAAAATCTATAACGTACTGAACAGCATATTTTCTGCTCCTTCAGCGGTTTCATTGTTAAGAGAACTTTCAATTCGCAATACGGGTTTAACCGGTCGTGAGCTTGCTAGGATTACTAATCTAACACCGCAATCCGCCCACAATACCCTTGCAAACTTGGAGGCTCTCAAAATAGTCAATAGAATTACAGCCGGAAGGTCTCACTATTTTACCTTAAACCGGAATCATTATCTAAACAAGCAAATAATTGAAAACCTATACTCATATGAAAGAGAATATATAAACGCAATATTTGAAAGTATTAAAAAGAGTCTTGGCAAGTGGTCAATTAGCTTAATTATATTTGGTAGTGTCGCGCGAAGAGATGAAACAGTTGAAAGCGATCTAGATTTATGCATTGTCTATAAGGGAAAGAAAGCTCTTGTTGAGGAGAAGATAAGTAGTTTACGTGATAAGCTGTTTAATGAATTTGGTGTTAATCTTGCCCCATTCTATATAACCGAGCGAGAATTTAAATCAAGGGCTAAAAATATAAAGCCGCCAATTGATAATATAATCAAAGAAGGTAATGTTATTTCCGGTAAATCAATAAATAGGATAATCCATGGTTAA
- a CDS encoding DEAD/DEAH box helicase family protein yields MILKLEQLEYQQKAINSVIKVFEGQERNTFENAGSDGIRSNILTLTKDELLTNIKKVTEENGISLEAGKLSQENDLCIEMETGTGKTLVYLKTIYELYARYGFTKFIILVPTVPIREGILSTFEAFHKQLDDLYGFTPNLFEYDSKRLSKVKSYIEEQHPQIMVMTLQSFNSEDKILNQAEREDLFANLAYIDAIGATNPFIIMDEPQEGMDTDNSIERIKKLNPIYKLRYSATHKVMRNLIYRLTPFESYKQGLVKKIEVLTVTEKNDEASMKVEIDRIDTSKDIKVKLKAWHLTASGYKFKGTKLLGKDDKLDEVTNNVSYPGYEIDRITKPPMKKGFVQFKNGVVINESEKAQDFSLIFGEQLYWLIYSHFDKKEKLKKHGIKCLSLIFIDRVANYIDDNGIIKTAFAEQYNKVYKEVYKKEPSKEDIENIQGYYFAQTGKGDYTDSERSMNTNKELFDLILRDKEKLLSIDNPVEFIFSHSALGVGWDNPNVFNIATLNQSYSEIKKRQEIGRGLRICVNQDGRRIYDKPSVREGEEINLLTIIPNETYEAFAAQYQSEIVEIYGSTEAGAETRHTHKGEKKSEKKATRNKTLFESESFKKFWRKLARKTDYLVSFDDDVIIAKSIEALKTIKVEAPQVEVALHRISDIQDVYTTAENKGRQAGKGKVTFAPMDIIEEISENTGISYKSVFEILKGIDNYNEVAKNPPKFLQEAVTKIRQIELDELVRGLTYKLNGDKYDLNDLKEIIIRNTDRFQETPNRGIYDLMFWESDIEKEFAKEADTDSEVVCFLKLPEFYKIDTPIGPYNPDFGIVLKRKKIKSTDADEFYFVIETKGTNDINDHKALTLDEITKIKCAQKHFTALGIDAFFDYYAPVKEYKSFKKKADSKVLAADI; encoded by the coding sequence ATGATTCTAAAACTCGAACAACTCGAATATCAGCAAAAGGCGATTAACTCAGTTATAAAAGTTTTTGAGGGACAGGAACGAAATACCTTCGAGAACGCCGGGAGTGATGGAATTCGTTCGAATATTCTTACGCTTACCAAAGATGAACTGTTAACCAATATTAAAAAAGTCACCGAAGAAAACGGGATATCCTTGGAAGCTGGTAAACTTTCCCAGGAGAATGATCTTTGTATTGAAATGGAAACCGGAACGGGTAAAACTTTAGTTTATCTAAAAACAATTTATGAATTGTATGCTCGTTATGGTTTTACCAAGTTTATAATATTGGTTCCAACAGTTCCTATAAGAGAAGGTATCTTATCAACGTTTGAGGCATTTCATAAACAGTTGGACGATCTCTATGGATTTACGCCGAACTTATTCGAGTATGATAGCAAAAGATTGAGTAAGGTAAAGAGTTATATAGAGGAGCAGCATCCGCAAATAATGGTAATGACGCTGCAGTCTTTTAATTCTGAAGATAAGATTCTGAATCAGGCTGAACGAGAAGATCTCTTTGCTAACCTAGCATACATCGATGCGATTGGCGCAACTAATCCATTTATTATAATGGATGAGCCGCAAGAAGGAATGGATACAGATAATTCCATAGAACGTATTAAGAAGTTGAATCCAATTTATAAACTCCGTTATTCGGCTACTCATAAAGTAATGAGAAATCTCATCTATCGCCTAACTCCATTTGAAAGTTATAAACAAGGTTTGGTTAAAAAGATAGAGGTTCTTACCGTTACCGAAAAGAATGACGAAGCCTCAATGAAAGTAGAGATTGATAGAATAGACACTTCTAAAGATATTAAGGTGAAGCTTAAGGCTTGGCATCTTACCGCAAGCGGCTATAAGTTCAAAGGGACTAAACTCCTTGGCAAAGATGATAAACTTGATGAAGTAACAAATAATGTTAGTTACCCTGGATATGAAATTGACCGTATTACAAAACCGCCTATGAAAAAAGGATTCGTGCAGTTTAAGAATGGCGTAGTAATTAACGAATCAGAGAAGGCTCAGGATTTTTCATTGATATTCGGTGAACAATTATATTGGCTAATATATAGTCATTTCGATAAGAAGGAAAAACTAAAGAAGCATGGGATCAAATGTCTGTCGCTGATATTTATAGACAGAGTTGCAAATTATATAGATGACAATGGAATTATCAAGACAGCTTTTGCTGAACAATACAATAAAGTCTATAAAGAAGTTTATAAAAAAGAGCCATCAAAAGAGGATATAGAAAATATTCAAGGATACTATTTTGCTCAAACCGGCAAGGGAGATTATACCGATAGTGAACGTTCCATGAATACGAACAAAGAACTCTTCGATCTAATCTTGAGAGATAAAGAGAAGTTGCTTTCAATAGATAACCCGGTAGAATTTATATTTTCTCATTCGGCTCTTGGGGTTGGATGGGATAATCCAAATGTTTTTAACATCGCAACCTTGAATCAGTCATATAGTGAGATTAAAAAACGTCAAGAGATCGGGCGCGGATTAAGAATATGTGTAAACCAAGACGGACGGCGAATCTATGATAAGCCGTCAGTACGCGAAGGCGAAGAGATCAATTTACTTACGATTATTCCTAATGAGACATATGAAGCGTTTGCCGCTCAATATCAAAGTGAAATAGTTGAGATTTATGGCTCAACCGAAGCCGGAGCAGAAACAAGGCATACCCATAAAGGTGAAAAGAAATCAGAGAAGAAAGCAACAAGAAATAAGACTCTGTTTGAGTCAGAATCTTTTAAGAAGTTCTGGCGTAAACTAGCACGCAAAACAGATTATTTAGTTTCCTTTGATGATGATGTGATAATTGCAAAATCCATCGAAGCTTTGAAGACGATTAAGGTGGAAGCTCCTCAAGTTGAAGTGGCTTTGCACCGTATAAGCGATATCCAGGATGTATATACTACTGCTGAGAATAAAGGGCGTCAAGCCGGGAAAGGAAAAGTTACTTTTGCGCCAATGGATATAATTGAAGAGATCAGCGAAAACACAGGGATTTCATACAAATCTGTTTTTGAAATATTAAAAGGAATTGATAATTATAATGAAGTAGCCAAGAATCCTCCTAAGTTTTTACAAGAAGCTGTTACAAAGATCAGGCAAATTGAGTTAGATGAATTAGTAAGAGGCTTGACATATAAGCTTAACGGTGATAAGTATGATTTAAATGACTTAAAAGAAATCATCATCCGTAATACTGATAGATTTCAAGAAACGCCCAACAGAGGAATCTACGATTTGATGTTCTGGGAAAGTGATATAGAAAAAGAGTTTGCCAAGGAAGCAGATACAGATAGTGAAGTTGTATGTTTCTTAAAGCTGCCGGAATTTTATAAGATCGATACTCCGATTGGTCCCTATAATCCGGATTTTGGAATTGTACTAAAACGGAAGAAGATTAAAAGCACTGATGCCGATGAATTTTACTTTGTTATAGAAACCAAAGGCACTAATGATATAAATGATCATAAAGCTCTAACGCTAGATGAAATCACAAAGATTAAATGCGCACAAAAGCATTTTACTGCCCTTGGCATAGATGCATTTTTCGATTACTATGCGCCGGTTAAAGAGTACAAATCATTTAAGAAAAAAGCTGATAGTAAAGTATTAGCCGCGGATATTTAA
- a CDS encoding site-specific DNA-methyltransferase: MSKGKYMMETPDLNSERLETLKKLYPDLFTVEGKLNTHELEKLVDPAAVHETERYEFKWFGKSEAKRRAFTPSRATLRYDVDRSVNPDKADGNMIIEGENLETLKCLLAAYREKIKCIYIDPPYNTGKDFVYSDKWDESKESYWEHIGVTKDGVRLDTNTDSSGRYHSNWLNMMYSRLLIARQLLREDGVIFISIDDTEVHHLRKLCDEIFGEDNLVGEITWLKRAGRSNDAKLMNNVAEYIAVYRKSDKLSQMREPRPEESNKGYSNPDNDPRGDWTSISYVSQRPKSERPNLCYSIINPYTNNEIYHPTHSWKYSKEQTDLHIKENRLYWGEAGNHTYPRLKVFMSELKEGLVPINFWNYKNSGSIDEGTKEVDQLLGINVFDYPKPVRLLKKIIETAASENEIVLDFFAGSGTTAQAVMELNKEDGGNRKFVLIQIPELTDEKSEAHKAGYKKISDITIERNKRVTARIENEMADKPDLFKDKDLSLGFKVYRLAKSNFPRVDFRPDPDKSEEENAAALEKYILEKEASFISLTNAADVMDEVLLKNGFKLNYSKEKIKSFKKNDLYKVSDGERSALICLDMKIEPDTFTELQSYKDTKFICLEQSLDTKMKWNLKQLLGDYLVAF, encoded by the coding sequence ATGAGTAAAGGAAAATATATGATGGAAACTCCCGATCTTAATTCGGAGCGATTAGAGACATTGAAAAAACTATATCCGGACTTATTCACAGTTGAAGGAAAACTTAATACTCATGAGTTGGAGAAATTAGTTGATCCGGCTGCAGTTCATGAAACCGAGCGATATGAGTTTAAGTGGTTTGGTAAAAGCGAAGCCAAGAGAAGAGCATTTACGCCGAGCCGAGCTACATTAAGATATGATGTTGACCGTTCTGTGAATCCGGATAAGGCTGATGGCAATATGATTATTGAGGGAGAAAACTTAGAAACATTAAAATGCCTCCTTGCTGCATATAGAGAAAAGATTAAATGTATATACATTGATCCGCCGTATAATACAGGAAAAGATTTTGTTTACAGCGATAAGTGGGATGAAAGCAAGGAATCTTACTGGGAGCATATTGGCGTTACAAAAGACGGTGTTAGATTAGATACAAATACTGATTCAAGCGGCAGATACCACAGTAATTGGCTGAATATGATGTACTCCCGGCTTCTTATAGCCCGGCAGTTGTTGCGTGAAGATGGCGTTATCTTTATTTCGATTGATGATACCGAAGTTCATCATTTGCGAAAATTATGTGACGAGATATTTGGTGAGGATAATTTGGTGGGCGAAATAACTTGGTTAAAACGTGCTGGAAGGAGTAACGATGCAAAACTCATGAACAATGTTGCTGAATATATTGCAGTATATCGAAAGTCGGATAAGCTTTCACAAATGCGCGAACCACGCCCAGAAGAATCAAATAAAGGTTATTCAAACCCAGACAATGATCCAAGAGGTGATTGGACAAGCATTTCCTATGTAAGCCAAAGACCAAAATCCGAGAGACCAAATTTATGCTATAGCATCATAAATCCATACACGAATAATGAGATATATCATCCAACTCATTCGTGGAAGTATAGCAAAGAACAAACCGATTTGCACATCAAGGAGAATCGCTTGTATTGGGGAGAAGCTGGTAATCATACCTATCCCCGTCTAAAAGTATTTATGTCAGAATTAAAAGAAGGACTTGTTCCAATCAATTTTTGGAATTATAAAAACTCAGGTTCCATCGATGAAGGTACGAAAGAGGTTGATCAATTATTGGGAATAAACGTTTTTGATTATCCTAAACCGGTTAGGTTATTAAAAAAGATTATTGAAACTGCCGCATCTGAGAATGAAATTGTCCTTGATTTCTTTGCTGGCTCTGGAACCACTGCTCAGGCAGTTATGGAGCTTAACAAAGAGGACGGCGGGAATAGAAAATTCGTCCTTATACAGATACCGGAATTAACAGATGAAAAGAGCGAAGCCCATAAAGCCGGATATAAAAAGATTTCTGATATAACAATTGAACGTAACAAAAGAGTCACAGCCAGGATAGAAAATGAAATGGCAGATAAACCGGACTTGTTCAAGGATAAGGATTTATCTCTTGGCTTTAAGGTCTACAGACTTGCTAAATCCAACTTCCCTCGAGTTGATTTTAGACCGGATCCGGATAAATCAGAAGAAGAGAATGCCGCGGCGTTAGAGAAGTATATATTAGAAAAAGAAGCCTCATTTATAAGTCTTACTAATGCGGCTGATGTGATGGATGAAGTACTGTTGAAAAATGGCTTTAAACTCAACTACAGCAAGGAGAAGATTAAGAGCTTTAAGAAGAATGATCTATATAAAGTCTCTGACGGCGAAAGATCAGCACTGATCTGTCTCGATATGAAGATCGAGCCGGATACTTTTACAGAACTGCAGAGTTATAAGGATACAAAGTTTATATGTCTAGAGCAATCGCTGGATACAAAGATGAAGTGGAATCTCAAACAATTACTGGGAGATTATTTAGTAGCTTTCTAG